One genomic segment of Pseudomonas fortuita includes these proteins:
- the choX gene encoding choline ABC transporter substrate-binding protein has product MHSLIRRSLLTLALSSIATSPLYAAEPAACKNVRLGVVNWTDVIATSAMAQVLLDGLGYQTKQTSASQQIIFAGIRDKRLDMFLGYWNPIMTQTITPFIDAQQVKVLEKPSLEDARATLAVPKYLYDKGLKTFADIHKFEKELGGKIYGIEPGSGANTQIKAMITKNQFGLGKFQLVESSEAGMLAAVDRAVRRQEAVVFFGWAPHPMNVNIDMAYLGDSQDALGPDEGRATVWTVTAPDYAERCPNAHRLLANLNFSAEDESRMMQPLLDHKDALESARQWLNDHPDDKARWLEGVTTFDGKPAAENLKLTAN; this is encoded by the coding sequence ATGCACAGCTTGATCCGCCGCAGCCTGTTGACCCTTGCCCTGAGTAGCATCGCCACTTCCCCGCTTTACGCCGCAGAGCCTGCGGCCTGCAAGAACGTGCGCCTGGGCGTGGTCAACTGGACCGACGTCATCGCCACCAGCGCCATGGCCCAGGTGCTGCTCGATGGCCTGGGCTACCAGACCAAACAGACCAGCGCTTCGCAGCAGATCATTTTCGCCGGCATCCGCGACAAGCGCCTGGACATGTTCCTGGGTTACTGGAACCCGATCATGACCCAGACCATCACACCGTTCATCGATGCCCAGCAGGTAAAGGTGCTGGAAAAGCCCAGCCTGGAAGATGCGCGGGCGACCTTGGCAGTGCCGAAGTACCTGTATGACAAAGGCCTGAAGACCTTCGCCGACATTCACAAGTTCGAGAAAGAGCTGGGCGGCAAGATCTATGGCATCGAGCCAGGCTCGGGCGCCAACACCCAGATCAAGGCCATGATCACCAAGAACCAGTTCGGCCTGGGCAAGTTCCAGCTGGTCGAGTCCAGCGAGGCCGGCATGCTCGCTGCCGTCGACCGCGCCGTGCGCCGCCAGGAGGCCGTGGTGTTCTTCGGCTGGGCGCCGCACCCGATGAACGTGAACATCGACATGGCCTACCTGGGTGACAGCCAGGATGCCTTGGGCCCTGACGAAGGCCGCGCCACGGTATGGACGGTAACTGCGCCGGACTACGCCGAACGCTGCCCCAACGCCCACCGCCTGCTGGCCAACCTGAACTTCAGCGCCGAGGACGAGAGCCGCATGATGCAGCCGCTGCTCGACCACAAGGACGCACTGGAATCGGCCCGCCAGTGGCTCAACGACCACCCCGACGACAAGGCCCGCTGGCTCGAAGGGGTCACCACCTTCGACGGCAAGCCTGCGGCCGAGAACCTCAAGCTCACCGCCAACTGA
- a CDS encoding 3-keto-5-aminohexanoate cleavage protein — protein sequence MNHDVIITCALTGAGDTASKSHLVPVTPKQIAESAVEAAKAGATVVHCHVRDPQTGRFSRDVNLYREVMERIREADVDIIVNLTAGMGGDLEIGPGETPLEFGPGTDLIGPLERLAHVEALLPEICTLDCGTLNFGDGNSIYVSTPAQLRAGAKRITELGVKAELEIFDTGHLWFAKQMIKEELLEDPLFQLCLGIPWGAPADTTTMKAMVDNLPANVTWAGFGIGRMQMPMAAQAVLLGGNVRVGLEDNLYLDRGVLASNGQLVERAVEIISRLGARVLTPAEGREKMNLKRR from the coding sequence ATGAACCACGACGTCATCATCACCTGCGCCCTCACCGGCGCCGGTGACACCGCCTCGAAAAGCCACTTGGTCCCGGTCACCCCCAAGCAGATCGCCGAATCCGCCGTCGAAGCCGCCAAAGCCGGCGCCACCGTGGTCCACTGCCATGTCCGCGACCCGCAAACCGGCCGTTTCAGCCGCGACGTAAACCTTTACCGCGAAGTCATGGAACGCATCCGCGAGGCCGATGTGGACATCATCGTCAACCTCACCGCCGGCATGGGTGGCGACCTGGAAATCGGCCCAGGCGAAACGCCCCTGGAGTTCGGCCCGGGCACCGACCTGATCGGCCCGCTGGAGCGCCTGGCCCATGTCGAGGCCCTGTTGCCGGAAATCTGCACCCTCGACTGCGGCACGCTCAACTTCGGCGACGGCAATTCGATCTACGTCTCCACCCCGGCGCAACTGCGCGCCGGCGCCAAACGCATCACCGAACTGGGCGTGAAAGCTGAACTTGAAATTTTCGACACCGGCCACCTGTGGTTCGCCAAGCAGATGATCAAGGAAGAGCTGCTCGAAGACCCGCTGTTCCAGCTGTGCCTGGGCATTCCCTGGGGCGCACCGGCCGACACCACCACCATGAAGGCGATGGTCGACAACTTGCCCGCCAATGTCACCTGGGCCGGCTTCGGCATCGGACGCATGCAGATGCCGATGGCCGCGCAAGCTGTGTTACTCGGCGGCAATGTGCGGGTAGGCCTGGAAGACAACCTGTACCTGGACCGCGGCGTGCTGGCCAGCAACGGCCAGTTGGTCGAGCGGGCGGTGGAGATCATTTCCCGCCTCGGTGCCCGCGTGCTGACCCCGGCCGAAGGCCGGGAAAAGATGAACCTCAAACGCCGCTGA